From Mobula hypostoma chromosome 27, sMobHyp1.1, whole genome shotgun sequence, a single genomic window includes:
- the LOC134338603 gene encoding endoplasmic reticulum resident protein 29-like — MVLLREERTMAVAGSCSLLFLIAGFLHLAEPTGALHTVGSLPLDSVTFYKVIPKLKHVLVKIDTQYPYGEKQDEFKLLAENSASSKALVVAEVGISDYGEKENAELGVKYNVEKDDYPVYLLFSNGDLENPARYTGEIKQENIQQWLKTKGVWVGMLGCLEEYDFLAQEFSGTSSQEERQKIMEKVKNMIGKLPESEQKLAEQYSKIMSKVLAQGDSFVSSEIARIGKLLEESKMSSAKKTEIQKRQNILSSFQIPSVPKEEL; from the exons ATGGTGCTACTGCGAGAAGAACGGACGATGGCGGTCGCCGGTAGCTGCTCTCTGCTCTTTCTAATCGCGGGATTCTTGCACCTTGCTGAACCCACCGGAGCCCTGCACACGGTGGGCTCCCTGCCCCTGGACTCGGTCACGTTCTACAAG GTAATCCCCAAACTGAAGCATGTCCTGGTGAAGATTGACACACAGTATCCTTATGGAGAGAAGCAGGACGAGTTCAAGTTGTtagcagaaaactctgcttccagCAAGGCCCTCGTGGTGGCTGAAGTTGGAATATCAG ATTATGGTGAAAAGGAAAATGCAGAGCTTGGTGtgaaatataatgtggaaaaagaTGACTATCCTGTCTACCTGCTGTTCAGTAACGGGGATTTGGAGAATCCAGCCCGGTACACTGGGGAGATTAAACAGGAAAACATTCAGCAGTGGTTGAAAACTAAAGGTGTGTGGGTCGGGATGCTGGGCTGCCTGGAGGAATACGATTTCCTTGCCCAGGAGTTCAGCGGCACAAGCAGTCAAGAAGAACGgcagaagatcatggagaaggtGAAGAACATGATAGGGAAGCTGCCGGAGTCTGAGCAGAAGCTGGCAGAACAATACTCCAAAATTATGAGCAAGGTCTTGGCGCAAGGCGACTCGTTTGTGAGCTCAGAGATTGCGCGGAttggcaaactgctggaggagagCAAGATGAGCTCGGCCAAGAAGACAGAGATTCAGAAACGGCAGAACATCCTGAGCTCCTTCCAGATACCGAGTGTACCCAAAGAGGAGTTGTGA